In Sphaerodactylus townsendi isolate TG3544 linkage group LG13, MPM_Stown_v2.3, whole genome shotgun sequence, one DNA window encodes the following:
- the UBE3B gene encoding ubiquitin-protein ligase E3B: MLVTFTDTCTWKVLRGKGEALRPAMNHLCANIMGHLNQKGFYSVLQILLTNGLARSRPSLSKGTLTAVFSLALRPVVAAQFSDNLLRSFLIHIMSVPAVVTHLSMLTPECLAVIDSHHLLHKFLWFLRDEEQCRDVCVCLEGSHTLCLLGNLICLSSLNDKVLEEETAHFVSVLIQMLSYCQKYVSQKKSNLTHWHPVLGWFSQTVDYGLNESMPLLTKQLQHLWGVHLIRILFSDVLSKKLLENPEAAHAAAPSTSPQNSLPMKSLFKRAFQKSASVRNILKPVGGKRVDSAEVQKVCSVCVLYQMALTTLTQIRLQILTGLTYLDDLLPKLWAFICELGPQGGLKLFLECLNNDTEESKRLLAMLMLFCDCSRHLITILDDIEVYEEQVSFKLEELVTISSFLNSFVFKMVWDGIVENAKGETLELFHSVHGWLMVLYERDCRRRFALEDHWLRKDLKPSLLFQELDKDRKRAQLVLQYIPHVIPHKNRVLLFRNMVTKEKEKLGLVETSSASPHVTHITIRRSRMLEDGYEQLRQLSQNAMKGVIRVKFVNDLGVDEAGIDQDGVFKEFLEEIIKKVFDPALNLFKTTSGDERLYPSPTSYIHENYLQLFEFVGKMLGKAVYEGIVVDVPFASFFLSQLLGHHHSIFYSSVDELPSLDSEFYKNLTSIKRYDGDTSDLGLTLSYDEDVMGQLVCHELVPGGKTMPVTNENKISYIHLMAHFRMHTQIKNQTAAFISGFRSIIKPEWIRMFSAPELQRLISGDNAEIDLEDLKKHTVYYGGFHGSHRVIIWLWDILAHDFSPDERAMFLKFVTSCSRPPLLGFAYLKPPFSIRCVEVSDDQDTGDTLGSVLRGFFTIRKKEPGGRLPTSSTCFNLLKLPNYSKKSVLREKLRYAISMNTGFELS, from the exons ATGTTGGTGACCTTTACAGACACCTGCACATGGAAGGTCCTGCGGGGGAAAG GAGAAGCTCTGCGGCCAGCCATGAACCACCTCTGTGCAAATATCATGGGCCATCTCAACCAAAAAGGCTTTTATTCTGTGCTGCAG ATTCTGCTGACAAATGGATTGGCCCGATCCAGACCCTCCCTTTCTAAAGGCACTTTGACAGCCGTGTTTTCTCTTGCATTGCG TCCTGTGGTTGCTGCTCAGTTTTCCGACAACCTCTTGCGATCCTTCTTGATCCACATCATGTCTGTGCCAGCTGTAGTGACCCATCTGTCCATGCTGACTCCAGAG TGCCTGGCGGTGATCGACTCGCACCACCTCTTGCACAAATTCCTTTGGTTCCTGAGAGACGAGGAACAGTGCCGGGACGTCTGTGTGTGTCTGGAAGGAAGCCACACGCTCTGCCTgctgg GCAACCTCATCTGTCTGAGCTCCCTGAATGACAAAGTGCTGGAGGAGGAGACGGCCCACTTTGTGAGCGTCCTCATCCAGATGCTCTCGTACTGCCAAAAGTACGTCTCGCAAAAGAAGTCCAACCTCACTCACTGGCACCCCGTCCTTGGCTGGTTTTCCCAGACGGTGGATTACGG ctTGAACGAGTCGATGCCCCTCCTCACCAAGCAGTTGCAGCACCTCTGGGGCGTCCACCTGATCCGCATCCTCTTCAGTGATGTTCTCAGCAAGAAGCTCCTGGAGAACCCGGAGGCGGCTCATGCGGCAGCACCTTCCACCTCCCCGCAGAACAGCCTGCCCATGAAAA GCCTCTTTAAGCGCGCCTTTCAGAAATCTGCATCTGTCCGCAACATTCTGAAACCTGTTGGAGGCAAGAGGGTGGATTCCGCAGAGGTGCAGAAGGTCTGTAGCGTCTGCGTCCTTTACCAAATGGCCCTCACCACTCTGACGCAGATCCGGCTGCAGATACTCACAG GCCTGACCTATCTGGACGACCTCTTGCCCAAACTGTGGGCTTTCATCTGTGAATTGGGGCCCCAGGGAGGCCTCAAGCTCTTCCTGGAGTGCTTGAACAATGACACGGAAGAGTCCAAGAGGCTTCTGGCCATGCTGATGCTCTTCTGCGATTGCTCCCGTCATCTCATCAC GATTCTTGATGACATCGAGGTCTACGAAGAGCAGGTCTCCTTCAAACTGGAAGAGCTTGTTACCATTTCATCCTTCCTGAACTCCTTTGTGTTTAAGATGGTCTGGGACGGGATTGTGG AGAACGCCAAAGGAGAGACGCTGGAGCTGTTCCACTCCGTCCACGGCTGGCTGATGGTCTTGTACGAGAGGGACTGCCGCCGGCGCTTTGCCCTGGAGGACCACTGGCTGCGCAA GGACCTCAAACCAAGCTTGCTCTTCCAGGAACTTGATAAAGACCGGAAGCGAGCCCAGCTGGTCCTGCAGTACATCCCCCACGTCATCCCCCACAAGAAC AGGGTGCTGCTCTTCCGGAACATGGTGACCAAAGAGAAGGAGAAGCTGGGACTGGTGGAAACTAGTTCCGCCTCACCACACGTCACTCACATCACCATCCGCCGGTCGCGCATGCTGGAA GATGGGTACGAGCAGCTGCGGCAGCTCTCTCAGAATGCCATGAAGGGGGTGATCCGGGTGAAGTTTGTGAACGATCTGGGGGTGGACGAGGCCGGCATCGACCAAGACGGGGTCTTCAAGGAGTTCCTGGAGGAGATCATCAAGAAAGTGTTTGACCCTGCTCTCAACCTTTTCAAG ACCACCAGTGGCGACGAGAGGCTGTATCCCTCCCCCACATCCTACATCCACGAGAACTACCTCCAGCTCTTTGAGTTTGTCGGGAAGATGCTTGGGAAAGCTGTTTATGAG GGGATTGTTGTGGACGTCCCTTTTGCATCTTTCTTCCTGAGCCAGCTGCTTGGCCACCACCACAGCATCTTCTACAGTTCAGTGGATGAACTTCCTTCGCTGGACTCTGAGTTCTATAAAAACCTCACCTCTATCAAG CGTTACGATGGAGACACCAGCGATTTGGGTCTGACTCTGTCTTATGATGAAGATGTGATGGGCCAG CTTGTTTGCCATGAACTTGTTCCTGGTGGGAAAACCATGCCAGTTACCAATGAAAACAA GATCAGCTACATCCATCTGATGGCCCACTTCCGGATGCACACCCAGATCAAAAACCAGACGGCCGCTTTCATTAGTGGCTTCCGTTCCATCATCAAGCCGGAATGGATCCGCATGTTCTCTGCGCCGGAGCTGCAGCGCCTGATATCCGGGGACAATGCTGAGATCGATCTGGAAGACCTGAA GAAACACACGGTGTACTACGGGGGCTTCCACGGCAGCCACAGAGTCATAATTTGGCTATGGGACATCCTCGCCCATGACTTCAGCCCTGACGAAAGAGCCATGTTTCTCAAG TTTGTCACCAGCTGCTCCCGGCCGCCACTCTTGGGCTTCGCCTACCTCAAGCCTCCCTTCTCCATCCGTTGCGTGGAGGTCTCGGATGATCAG GACACGGGGGACACCCTGGGCAGCGTCCTGCGGGGCTTCTTCACCATCCGGAAGAAGGAGCCGGGCGGGCGCCTCCCCACCTCCTCGACCTGCTTCAACCTCCTCAAGCTGCCCAACTACAGCAAGAAGAGCGTCCTGCGGGAGAAGCTGCGCTACGCCATCAGCATGAACACTGGCTTCGAGCTCTCGTAG